A region of the Drosophila subpulchrella strain 33 F10 #4 breed RU33 chromosome 3L, RU_Dsub_v1.1 Primary Assembly, whole genome shotgun sequence genome:
CAGGAGGAGGGCAACTGCAAGGCCCTGCAATCGGTGGTGGATCTGGTGGTGGACCAAAACGAGGTGCTCTGGGTTTTGGACACTGGTATTGTTAACACCCTGGAGACCCCGGTGCGCAAGTGTCCCCCCAAAGTGGTGGCCATGTCGGTGAAAACGGGCAAGGTGCTGAAAACCGTCTCCCTGGAGGGTTTAACCTCTAGCAGTTCCAGGCTCCAATATCTGGTGGTGGACTATGCCCCCGATGGCGGTTGTTTTGTCTATGTCAGTGATGCCGCCAATCGGGCCATTATCGTCTATAACCTCCAGGCGGATCGGGGATTCAGGGTGGTGCTGCCCAAGGCAGTTACCGCAGGATGTCGGTCCAGGGATGTCCTCTACATAGCCCTCATCCGCCGGGACTGTGGATCCACGGAGCTCTACTTCACCTATTTGAGCACCAGCAAGCTGTTCTCCCTGAAATCTGAATATCTGCGCAGTGGAGTGGCCGATGGACGCATTTTGGGTGAGTTTGATTTGTTTGCTTTCTGATTAATAGATAACATAATATATCAATGATAAATGGCCCTCCAAATATGGGCTGCCTAAAATAGtctcataaaaatattattttaaaagagtcAGAGTCCAAAGCCCGGAAGATATGAAGTTAGTTCTAAATAAAACCTTTTTGTAAGATAGAAAAAATTGTTCTATTtaattaattgatttttaaaaatatgtcagatttaaaatttatgctATATTGTATTTCAAACAAATCGTTCTTTTtcctatatttttttatgttattttcttttttcttatACAACTGATTTGCAACTAATGTGTATataaatttcatatttttttatagatcTCGGCAAGAAGCCCAGTCGCATGGTCATCATTGGCACGGACAATGGCTCGGCGATTTTCTTCCGGAACGAGGGCGACGCGGAGGTCTACCGCTGGGACACGAACTCCACGTTTGTGGAGACAAACTTCAAGCCAGTTTACCGCAGCCAGACCTGCCAGCTGGTGACCCATGCGGTGCCCGATTACAAGCGGAATACGATGCGGGTCCTGCAGAGCAATTTCCCCGATTACATGCAGAATCGCGTTGGCTGCGGGGCCATCCAGCAGTTGGGTCTGATGCAGGGCTGTTGGTAACCAGGTTAATACCCGCTTTTTGGCACCCCTCCCCTGAAAACCCATCCCATACAATCCAATGGAATAGATTCCGAACTGAAAACTAAAGTGCCAGGCAGTTAGATTGGCAATAACCAAGAATgagttggttttttttttagtttttcggGCCCTCGAGTGCAGTTCGTGTTTGGTATTGGTATTTTGTACATAAACTAACGACTTTGGTCGCACTTGTTGTTATCTAAGCTAAGCAAATAAACGTTTCATTTTTGTACGAACGAGAGGAGTAAATATTTGGGGTCTGTCGATGGGTATATTGGATAAAGTTTGTTTGGGATAGTTGGTTTTTTACAGACATAGAGTAGGGTTACCACTTCAAAGGCTTTTTTGATACTTTAGGATTACCTTCAAAAAAACTAAAGTAAATATGTTTTATTGTATAAAAATCCATTGCTAAGTTACCAATAAATATTGATAAATCcccttttaattgaaaatatcaATGATATTGTAATAAGATTTCTGGGAAAttacaattttgtttatttttactcTCTTCTTTTGATACTTCACTCGGTCCCTTCTTTGTAAATTATGTATTTTCTCCTCCAATTTTGGGTTCGTTGAGAAAAACAGAGACTTAATTAAGCTAATTGGATGTCCTCATGTTAAAGTACTCACTCGTCCTGATTGCATTGCCATCTCCATATCCCAACGCCTTTTTCCCCGGCGAAGTGGCAACCGACTTTGCAACCTGGAGAAGTTGGGTGTGGAAAAGGCCAGGAGAAGTGTTAATTGGAAGTTGGCTGATAAATTGCACGCGGCATCCTTTGCAGTGGCTTCCGATTCCCAATTCGCGATTCGAGTCGATCCGAGGAAAAGCAGACGAAAGGCGCCGCGGGAAATTGTTCTCGATATAAAATCAATTAATCAGCAGCTCTTGTCTATGGGCTTCGACTGTGACCTTTGCCCCGGGGTCTGCGTTATGGCTTCGTGGCTTCGTGTTAATTACGCCCACCCGCAGTCTGTTGTGGATCACGCTGCACTGTATGGAAATGGAACCCCAATAAATGTGCCAATGCCACATACACAGCTGTGCTGCAAAAATACCATACACCAAATACCAAACGGAATGAAAGGCACTCGAATAAACTTCAATCCCTTGCGGACTCCGGATGGGAATCCCTGGGAGTGGGAGCAGCTGCCACCGAAAAAGGCCACGATAAACTTGTCTCCTCTCGCTTGATTTACAAATGCTAAAACGTGGGCGGTCAGCCCACAAAAGAGCCggcaaaaagtttatatcataacccaaacaaaacaaaaagcaaGCGCTGGTCAAAAGATAAAATAATCTTGGCAGTTCGAAAAAAAAGAGTGGGGAATATTGCCCtcaaaaaaggaaaatcggTTGGGGCTGTAGAAAAACAtattatgtatataaataattgccaaaaaaaatgtaggtCAGGAGAAACATAAATTTATTACCCGTCTGAATTTAGCTTGATAATGCTATACATTTAAAATGCTGTCAGAAAAACAAATGTGAAACTTGGCTCCAGTGGCTAAAAACATCCGTTGCTTACCCGCGCTATAATAATTCacatacaatttaaaaattaattttgtttggcAAACAACATTATACTTTTAATTGCTCCCCCAAAAGCATGAATTTATTAAAAGCTGAAATGGAAAACAATAAGTCAAAGGTTTCGGTtataaaaggaaaaataaattgtCCTAATTGGGTCTGAAGTGGAAGATTATATTTGAGTTCATACTCCCCCAAAGgtctgaaaaataaatgtgcGATGTGGAAATGACAGTTAAAACTTGAATTTAAAGAACTCCGAAAACCCCAAAGTTCCACGAATTGAAAGTCCTTACCAAGAGCCAACTCAAATTATGCCCTTTGAAGTGACAAAAAAcgtaataaatatatttgcaaAAAAAGAGAGAAGATAACCGAAGCCCGCAGACAGTTTTTTGATGCCTTGTgtgtcaaaaacaaaaaccgaagGTTGCCAAAGAGGCAGAAAGTCAAAGGAACGTCAGGAACGAAAGCATCAGCCCCGGCAAAAGGGACAAACGATTTTCCGCTGCACAGGTTTCCTCATCCTTTCCTTTTTCCACAGCACAAGATGCACCAAAATAATCCTGTGgtataatttaattatgtcCTGGAAAGCCGtatgaaaattttaattttaactgCACTTCCGAGATGCGCAACCAAGTGGAAAGCCCCAGAAGTTGCGTAACTTTTAAAGGGCGCCCATTAAGTTTGCACACAACAATTATTTCGGTATCAGCAAATCACAAGCTAAGCTGGccgaaataaaattttcattgGGCTTTGCGGACACTTCAGCGATGTCTAAAGCCACCTTAAATCCTCCGCCTCCAGGATAAATCCACTTCAATCCGCTTGAGATTGACAGAGCCGAGTTCCTTTTCGGCGCCAACCAAAACTAACTGAGTGACTAGGGGAACAGGACTGTCAAAATGCCACCACCATCACCTCGAGCACAAAAGGACCTACTCTTCCTTTCCCCCAAAGGAGCAAAAGGAGCAAGAGGAGCCGGAGGACACTACTGTTTGGCGCCCACTTGAAATGGGTTTGACAGGGAAAATGGCAGCTTCCCTCAAATGCTTTGATTTCCTTTGTATACCCATCCCTGAATTGGACAAAACATCCCAGGCAACCGAGGCACCACTTCTCCGGTTAATCGAAAAGCGAGAAAATCGACAGAAAATCGAGCTCTAGTGGAAAATTGCAAATGAAAGCGTGAACACGAAGCGCAAATAAATCTGTTAACAAAATATCAACAACATCCGCCGGCAGCTGAGCCATCGCAAGGAGAATTTAAAGAGTTTTCAGCAGATAGTTCATGTTGCCCAAGGTGATGTTGTATCTTCTTTAAATGTTCACggaaaaaaatacttttcaataaacataatttttaattttaatattaattttattatgtAGAAAGATTCTATTAGAAACGGtaatatcttaaaatattaaaagcatATTAACAATATGTTTTGGTACGCCTAAGATATCAGAGGTACGCatgtaatattaaaaataaataaatactaaaataaataaggtACACCTGTGAGATTAATatttgatataaataaatattaagatatttaatattataattcaGTAAAATATATCCTTAAACGAATATAATTCTATAACCTTGCAAATATATACAACATATAGTTTGAATGAGaataaagatatatataatttatgaagtaattataatatatttatttatatgtttcTCATAGTTTTGCTTTTCTTCCAGTGTAAGTTTCCTCACATTGTCTGATGTGCTCACGTCTTTCCACATTTCCATGTGGATTGAGAGGATTATCGCTACGAGGTCTCCAAGAGCTGCCCGCAACGAAATCCCTGTCTGTGGTTTGGCTGCCATGACAGCGGAAGCATTTCGGGTTCCGTCCCTGTCAAGTCAGCACTTCCTGGAGCCCACCTCCTTTTCTATCCATTACCATTTTTACCCGAATTTCCCAGAGCCTCCCATCCATTTTCCACCAGCACGGCGACGCATCTCCATCTCCTTTGGGAGAAAGTGGACCGGACAGGCGACGTCTGAGTGCTATCGGATATAGTGGGGCCACTCAACGCTCCTCCTGGGGCGAGCTTTAATGCAAAGTAGCTAACTGGTTTAGAGACACGCCCCCGGCATGTGTGGTTGGGGGCGGGACGGTTACGGAAAAAGGCCAAAACACAGGCCAAAAATGGGTGCCAAACGACTTCCGACCAGGCTTATTTTGAATGGGTCACGTGCTGGCAGGAAAATcaacaagaaaggaaaaaTTATGCACAGgggaaaatgtaaaataaatttaaatgttattaaaagcatatttgcatatttgGTTACTGCTTCAAATTGGGTGTTTTATAATGGAAGGCtataataaattcaaaatatattaaactcTTATATTCCGACCAgctcttaaaatattttctttgttttcccATGGAGATTGTCCACTTAAAGTTTTgggatatttttaaaaccctATTACCAACatattgtatttgtttttcctttggATATTGTCATTTTATAGGTTTCAAcctatttattattacattttaagACATTTTAAAGACATTTCTTTCTGTTTACCTTTATCTGTGCAGGTCTTAAGTATAATCAAATTTCTTTTGTGGCTTGCCGGCAAGTCGATGCAATTGAAAAATAATTGAACATCTCGAATGCTTATTGAATGTCATTTGGAAATTCATGGCTATGCGGATATGTGAGTACCATGACAGGATGAGTAGGTGGGGGAGTAGGTTCCGGGCCAGAATCAGACCTCGCATATCTAATGGATCTCCGCCCCACGCTGGCATTCAGTCGACATTGTCAACGTTCGGCATTCCAAATGACATGCACGCtgcgaaaaaagaaaaattattgATTTGGTTTTAACGGCACTTAGGCCCTCATAATTGAGATCCTCGCCTTTGGCCCGTTCTTCTGGCCCTAAAGGCAAGTAGGTGTGAGACCTGAGTCCTGTTCGAAATGTGACATAAATTGAAGGATGATTCGGAAAAGGGAAATctgtgttttctttttttttggttgggAAGTTAATGCCTCCCTCGGGGGCCTGTCAATCAGAAATCTTTTCAAAATGAAGCCCAACATGGCAGGAATATATTGGGGACATTTCCTGAATTTCAAATCTCAGTTATTAATTTGCTTTTCCATAACAAAAGTGGGATTTAAAATATCGCCTGAACGCCTCCTATGTTTTCTATAATCCGGGCTTTAAAAATTCCTTAAATTCCAATgcagaaaatataataaatcgGTTTATTTCTACTGAAAATCTGTCGTTTTATTTAACTCTTCtcacatatgtatattttttttacaaccAATTTCATTTGGAAAATCGCACAAAATCCAGGCATCATAAATAGCTGACGTTAATCAACATATGCCTAAAAAAGACAGTGAGTCACTTGGAggaaataaattgaaatgcaAACATAAATTTCGCAAATAGATCCGCACATAAATCTAAAATGAAGCAGTTGGGGAAAAGCGCAagatagaataaaaatgtaaataaataccAGTCCAAATAAGATAAACGAACGTTTTACGAGCACTCGAAGGGGATTTTAAACACATTCGCAGCCCGGTCTATTAAAAGCCCGTTGTAGTTGCGAAAAGTGGGAAAATTCGTGGGGCGGGGCAGGAGGCATGGCTGTTTATCATTTCATTCGATGATTTATTACCCATACGCCGGGGGGCCCGAAAAAAAGGGTTAACTGCCATATGGACGGGCTGATGTTCCATAAATTTGACCAGCAAAAAGTTTTggtataaatacattttggcGCGCTGAAAAGTCGAATAAAAACCTTTTCATTCATAAGAACAAATCGAATGGGATCCACTGCAAAAGCAGGAAAAGtaaaaggcaaaggcaaaaaCTTCTGCAAAGGAGAGTGGGAAATTGTGAGTTTTGCTCTCtctgttttgaaaaaatggtttttccggCTCTCTGTTTTCCACAGAGACTGCAACTTCAACAAGTCAGCCAGCTGTTGCCTGTGGACCCTAAGTGGAAGCTGTTTTACGCCCAGCTGCACCAGTTGCTTCTGGTGGAACGCGTTTTCCCCTGGGTTTCCCCGAGTTTTCCGAACAGCTGTCGCTGCCGGCGTCGACGCCAGAAAGCTGGCAACACTTTCGACAGGCGCGCAGGAAAAGCCGACCGTCGATTTCCCGAGAGCTCGGGGAAAATCGCGAGCAGCTGCCGCCCGAGTTTTTCGCAGTTTTTCAGTTGGTTTTCCATAGCGGCGCCGCACGCACGTGTCTCGGAGTTTTTCCCGGTTAACAAATAAAGAACTTGTCATCGAATCGCCGGAAAATGTGCCGCTAAGATGAAAAATCATTATTATTTTCGGTCAAATGCGGTTGCAGTGGATTTTTCGTAATATCAGTTTTTCCAATTTGTGTAAGTTACCCCTGCCGGATTTTTATTTCGGCTGGTCAGTGAACTTTTGGTGATTTTATTCGCATTTGGTATCTGGCATCTGTGCTCGTTTCCAACTTATATTTCATTTATGGCCGAAAAAGGTTTATCTGATTAGCATAATGGCCGCCACATCCATGGGGACACTGTGCCTAATGTCctgcaaattgtattttctgTAATCTTCTGGGTGTGTACCATTTGATTGATGTGGGTAGAGCCCAGTAATAAGTGGATAAAGAACAAAGAAACGCTGCCCAAAAGATTAAGAAAGGATGCTCAATGGGAATTTAAATACGTTTTAAATGACTTTcctcaaaaagaaatataaatctTTGCAGAAACTTTACATGAGCTGTAATTATACGTATCTATGTGCCACAAAGAAGGGATTAAGTGTACTCGGAAAAATACTAGCTTCGTTTAAAACTACATTTTTaaacaataattataaaaacaaacgaTATTCAAACTACTTTACttctataaaatatattgttatgaTATATTCGCattaaataagttaaaaaagtgctaaaaaattaactatttgtaaaaattgatttcaatcttattatttttaagaagaAAAAACTTCCACAAAACTTTACTTTTTATGTAGTCATATGTGgtcttataaaatatttccaaaattaACCTTGCCCCTACATTAATGGTTAGCAAACTTTAGCAATTAATGGAAGTTATGCGGCCTTTGTAATCCCCATCAAAAGTGACTTACAAGTTTCCTAGACTTTTCCACTTATCTGCATTTTGCGGCAAACTTTTCTGCACGCGGCAATAAATTaactaaacattttttatgatCAATGCCGCCGCAAAAGTGCAATCCAAGGGCCAGACTCAACTGGCGACTGGGGAGCACTTTCCACGATACCAAGGAAAACCTGAGAAGGTTTTgccaaaatacaaaatatatgtGCGTACGCTCGCATGTCGTCAATGgacaaataaacaataaaactGGGAATGAGACAACAAACATTGTTTGTACAAATGCGGCAAAGTCGTAAAAAGTGTTGTGAGcataaaatttgaattttgcaCAAATGTACGGGAAGACAGGCATCCATGAAGGgaaacaaaaaacataaaGTAAACCTCAAACAaatgtatacaaaaatattttgcattcTGTGCTAGATTTCCTTTCTGGGTTTCTTTCAACTTGGCTtgctgtattttttttatggcCCACAATAAATAAAAGTCAACTAGAGAAGAAAGGCCACCAGAGGCAAACAAAAGGTTGGCTTGCGAAAATATTTGCACAGTGGCAAGAGTGGCAAACAAAAAGCACCAGATAGAGCAAAGTTTTCTAATTTCCCTCAAGGAAATGCCAAAAATACAAGCCTTTCATGTCAATACACACAAAAAGAGACACAATGcataaaaatttcaatttatgAATGCCCGGAGGGTTAACAGCTTGCAGCAATTAGCCGCATGTGCGAAATTCTCGCAGCTGCCGAGGCCGTAATGCGACTCAATTTATGCACTTGCCCGCTGGCTTTAATTGCCAGTCGAATTGTTGACACATTTAGCCAAAACAGAAGGCCGACCCATCAATTGGGGCCCCAAATAGTAAGCAGACATGCCCCTCGAAGGAATGTCAGTGTCAAGAGTCGTGGCCGAGTACTTCAATCCTGATCTCGAACCCTCAATCCCAATGCCAAGTCCATTGTGCGTACAGCAGAACCTGAACTTTTCGGTTTCGGTT
Encoded here:
- the LOC119553398 gene encoding protein yellow, with the protein product MRLHLTLILGFLLAGLELAHSQGTKYGLWTPDRAHSDSQPIQWTGGQFEFPCASTKSLFKSSGKFIPKNVIATRAQLIGDTIYLALPRYRKGVPATLVKTNVKPGTCSTTFKPYPCWDLQEEGNCKALQSVVDLVVDQNEVLWVLDTGIVNTLETPVRKCPPKVVAMSVKTGKVLKTVSLEGLTSSSSRLQYLVVDYAPDGGCFVYVSDAANRAIIVYNLQADRGFRVVLPKAVTAGCRSRDVLYIALIRRDCGSTELYFTYLSTSKLFSLKSEYLRSGVADGRILDLGKKPSRMVIIGTDNGSAIFFRNEGDAEVYRWDTNSTFVETNFKPVYRSQTCQLVTHAVPDYKRNTMRVLQSNFPDYMQNRVGCGAIQQLGLMQGCW